The window ACGTCGCTCACCCGGACGCTCCTCGCCGAGGAGTGCCGGCTCCTCCACGGCGTTCCCGCGGTGGTGGTGGAGGACGCCTACGACCGTGATCGGGCGCTGCGGCTGGTGCTCTCGGGCAGAGCCGACGCCGTCGTCGTCGTCACCGATGGGAACGGACATGCCCCAGCCGATCGCTGAGGGCCTCACCCCGTGGCCGGAGGAGCTCGTGGCGCGCTGGGTCGCCCGCGGATACTGGGCGGGCCGGACGCTCGGCGACCGCCTCGTCGAGCGCGCGGACGCCTCACCGGAGGCGATCGCGCTCGTCGACGGCGAGGCGCGGTTCAGCTACCGCGAGCTGATCGCCCGGGCCGACGGCGCAGCGGATCGCCTCGCGGACCTCGGGCTCGGCGGTGGCGACCGGATGCTGGTGCAGCTGCCCAACCGCTGGGAGCTCGTCGTCCTGACGCTGGCCTGCCTGCGGCTCGGTGTTGTCCCGGTCATGGCCCTCCCGGCGCACCGCCGGCACGAGCTCCGGGCGCTCGCCGAGCTGGCGGAGGCGCGGGCGATCGCCGTCCCGGAGCAATGGCGCGGCTTCGACCACCAGTCGCTCGCCCACGAGCTGGCGGCGTCGAGCCCGACCCTCGACCTCGTCCTCGTGGCCGGCGAGCGGGTCGTCCCCGGCGGCGTCGACCTGGGTGCGGTGTGCGCGCCCGCGGGCGATGCCGCCGCGGCGCGGGAACGGGTGGACGCCCGTGCGCCCGGCGCGCGCGACGTCGCGGTGTTCCTCCTCTCCGGGGGCACCACCGGGCTCTCGAAGCTGATCCCGAGGACGCACGACGACTACGTGTACAACGCGACCCGAAGCGCCGAGCTGTGCGGCTTCGACGACCGCACCGTGGCTCTCGTCGTGCTCCCGGCCGGCCACAACTTCGCGCTCGCCTGCCCGGGGATCCTCGGCACCCTGCTCGCCGGCGGCCGGGTGGTCCTGCTGGCGTCGCCCGAGCCGGAGCGGGCCCTCGCGACGATCGCCGCGGAGGGGGTCACCACCGCCGCGGTGGTCCCCGCCGTCGCCCAGCGCTGGATCTCCTGGCGTGAGGAGAACCCCGGTGACGACCTCGGCAGCCTGCGGCTCCTCCAGGTCGGCGGTGCCAGGCTCGCCCCCGAGGTGGCGCGGCGGGTCGCGCCCGTGCTCGGCTGCACCCTGCAGCAGGTCTTCGGGATGGCCGAGGGGCTGCTGAACTACACGCGCCTCGACGACGAGGAGGAGGTCGTCCGCGAGACCCAGGGGCGGCCGATGTGCCCCGACGACGAGATCATGGTGGTCGACCACGACGGCGCACCCGTCCCCGACGGCGCGCCCGGCATCCTGCTCACCCGGGGGCCGTACACCATTCGCGGCTACTACCGCGCCCCGGAGCACAACGCCCGCGCCTTCACCCACGACGGCTGGTACCGCACCGGTGACGTCGTCCGGGTGCATGCGAGCGGCAACCTCGTCGTCGAGGGGCGCGACAAGGACATGATCAACTGCGGCGGCGAGAAGATCTCCGCCGAGGAGGTCGAGAACCTCGTGTATCTGCTGCCGTCGGTGCGGATCGCCGCCGCCGTCGCCATGCCCGACCCCGAGCTCGGTGAGCGGGTGTGCGTCTACGCGGTGCTCCGACCGGGCGCCACCCTGGATCTCGACGGCCTGCGCGCGTCGATGGAGGAGGTGGGCGTCGCCCGCTACAAGCTCCCCGCGCGCCTGGTCCTCGTCGACGCCCTGCCCACGACCGGCGTCGGGAAGATCGACAAGAGGGCGCTCCGGGCGGACATCGCCGCGCGCCTCGCTGACGAGGCGCCCGCCTCGGCCACCTCGGGAGGACACCGATGATCACCACCGATCTCGATCCCGCCGTCGCGCGCCTCTACGCCGACTTCGAGGCGGCGGACCTGCGCCCGCTGTGGACTCAGCGAGCGGACCTGATGCCGCTGTCGCCCCAGCCGCGCGCCCGCCCCCACGTGTGGCGGTGGGAGCAGCTGCGGGCGCTCGCGGTACGCGCCGGCGAGCTCGTCCCGGTCGGCCGGGGCGGGGAGCGGCGCGCCATCGCCCTCGCCAATCCGGGGCTCGCCGGCGAGCCGCACGCGACCCCGACGCTGTGGGCCGCGGTCCAGTACCTGGGACCCGGCGAGGTCGCGCCCGCGCATCGCCACACCCAGGCCGCGTTCCGCTTCATCGTCGAGGGTGAGGGGGTGTGGACGGTGGTGAACGACGACCCCGTCGAGATGCGGCCGGGGGACCTGCTGCTCACCGCCTCGTGGGACTGGCACGGCCACCACCACGCCGGCGACCGTCCGATGGTCTGGCTCGACGGCCTCGACATCCCTCTCGTCGGCCAGCTCGACGCCGGGTTCTTCGAGTTCGGGCCGGAGAACGTCGACCGCTCGACGCCGGGTCGCTCCCGCTCCGAGGAGCTGTGGGGGCATCCCGGTCTGCGACCGGCCGCCGCCGCCGACACGCCGGGCTCGCCGCTCATGGCGTACCGCTGGGAGCACACCGACCGGGCGATGAGCGCGCAGCTGGACCTCGACGCCGCCGGACACGGCGGCGCGGTGGAGCCGGGCCATGCGGCGATCCGCTTCTCCAACCCCACGACCGGACGCGACGCGCTGATCACGCTGCGCACCGAGATGCACCGCCTGCGCGCCGGCGCCGCGACCGCGGCGCGCCGGGTGGTGGGGTCGGCGGTCTGGCAGGTGTTCGCCGGGAGCGGCGTCGCCGAGCTGGGCGACCGCCGGATCGAGCTCTCCGCCGGAGACCTGATCGCGGTTCCGTCCTGGTGCCCGCTGCGGCTGCGTGCGCACACCCGGCTCGACCTCTTCACCTTCAGCGACGCGCCCGTCTACGAGGCGCTCGGGCTCTT of the Candidatus Dormiibacterota bacterium genome contains:
- a CDS encoding AMP-binding protein gives rise to the protein MPQPIAEGLTPWPEELVARWVARGYWAGRTLGDRLVERADASPEAIALVDGEARFSYRELIARADGAADRLADLGLGGGDRMLVQLPNRWELVVLTLACLRLGVVPVMALPAHRRHELRALAELAEARAIAVPEQWRGFDHQSLAHELAASSPTLDLVLVAGERVVPGGVDLGAVCAPAGDAAAARERVDARAPGARDVAVFLLSGGTTGLSKLIPRTHDDYVYNATRSAELCGFDDRTVALVVLPAGHNFALACPGILGTLLAGGRVVLLASPEPERALATIAAEGVTTAAVVPAVAQRWISWREENPGDDLGSLRLLQVGGARLAPEVARRVAPVLGCTLQQVFGMAEGLLNYTRLDDEEEVVRETQGRPMCPDDEIMVVDHDGAPVPDGAPGILLTRGPYTIRGYYRAPEHNARAFTHDGWYRTGDVVRVHASGNLVVEGRDKDMINCGGEKISAEEVENLVYLLPSVRIAAAVAMPDPELGERVCVYAVLRPGATLDLDGLRASMEEVGVARYKLPARLVLVDALPTTGVGKIDKRALRADIAARLADEAPASATSGGHR
- a CDS encoding cupin domain-containing protein, encoding MITTDLDPAVARLYADFEAADLRPLWTQRADLMPLSPQPRARPHVWRWEQLRALAVRAGELVPVGRGGERRAIALANPGLAGEPHATPTLWAAVQYLGPGEVAPAHRHTQAAFRFIVEGEGVWTVVNDDPVEMRPGDLLLTASWDWHGHHHAGDRPMVWLDGLDIPLVGQLDAGFFEFGPENVDRSTPGRSRSEELWGHPGLRPAAAADTPGSPLMAYRWEHTDRAMSAQLDLDAAGHGGAVEPGHAAIRFSNPTTGRDALITLRTEMHRLRAGAATAARRVVGSAVWQVFAGSGVAELGDRRIELSAGDLIAVPSWCPLRLRAHTRLDLFTFSDAPVYEALGLFRSEIVSEVGS